Within Brachyhypopomus gauderio isolate BG-103 chromosome 4, BGAUD_0.2, whole genome shotgun sequence, the genomic segment GTTAAAAATCGGCCAGACGAATGTCCAGAAACCTGATAAACACGAAGGATTTATGCTAAAGAAGAGAAAATGGCCACTGAAAGGTTGGCACAAGGTAAGAGCCACTAAGCAGACCATGTCATCTGAACAGCTGAATTAATACTGTAACAACTACATTAACATTGTAACAGCTACATTAACACTGAAACAGCTGAATACACATTGGAACAGCTGTAATGACTACATGGACACTGAGAGACCTATACTgtaacacctacactcacactgcTACTGTCATTCCATGACAGCTACACTCATACTGTAATAGCTTCACTCATGTTCCTGAAGTATACTGtgtaatcacacacactgcttccaCCAAACAATGAGCATATAAGCAGTTAACCACGTCACTTTAGCCAAAAGCTGCACTTGAGGCCACCACAGAAGTACATTACAGTCTTTTGGGGAGATATAAAAAACAAATTTCTACTTACTGTCTCTTATTTACGTCTTCATTTCCAGGAATGGGTTTGTTATTTTTAAGAGAGATTATGTCCTTTGTGGAGCGGGGAGGTTAAAATGTATGCTCTTCTGCAACTGCAATTGCAAAGAAGAAAACTATTCAAAATACTTAACATTTCAGTGACCTTTTTTGATGATTGACTAAAAAGTATGAAGTATAAAAAGTGGTCCAAATTCACTGTGGTTGTCCATGGAAATGTCCATGCTGGTATATGGACTAAtgtgaaaattattttattttgttgacTAGCATTTATTATTCCTAACCTAGTAGGAATTAGCTATCCAGAATTCAGAAAGTCTGAGTCAAAGAATTCTGAATTTGAGTAGGGTTCCTTTTTGACTGATGTCTGCCAGTGTTACATTTGCAATCCACTGGTTTTATTAAGCCTTTGTAaccttttctgttttaatgCAGCGTTTCTTTGTGCTGGACAATGGAATCTTGAAATACTCCAAGTCCCCCATCGATGTAAGTACAGAATGACAGTGTAGTGAGTGTAGAGTGTTTTTATTGTTCACTCTAAGCTAGCATTTAtaattagaggtgtcaattccaggttcatagattaaaagtcctcaccaggattttgctcaagcttgctagattttctaattagcaatccaggtaaaattagtggaatcaacacaatccaggaagcctgagcaaaatcctggtgaggatttttaatctatgaacctggaattgacacctctattTATAATAGAAGTCAAACTTAACAGCTGGTGTTTAACCACAGTGATAAGGGGACAGAGTCATTATGTGACGTGGGGGGCGAATGCAGGAAGTCGAGACGAGCACACAATTCAAATCAACGTTTATTTAAATTAGCTGCACTGTTACTGCATAGCTTGCGCAAGTTGCACGTAgaacacacaaaacagacaaagGCTCAACGTGAGGGACACGATGAACCACACCCaaaggaagtacatatatggacaaGAATAGACACAGACTCCACATACACATGACCAAAAGGAGGGACTAGAGGTATAAATAAATGGTATAGGTGTTTTCATTTGAGGTATTAATTTACCAAAAACAGTTTCACTTCTCTCATGTTAGGAAATCGCTATTATATTGCTAATGTTTTGCAATATTAGGAAATACTGGTAATTAActctttttttgttatttacatAAACAAATGTAATATAGTATATTGTATTCATTGACCCCACTGACATGAAGATGTAAGATAAGTAAACAGGGTCTAtttttttccctgtgtcagaTTCAGAAAGGAAAACTCCATGGCAGTATAGATGTGGGTCTTTCTGTCATGTCCATAAAGAAGAGAGCTCGGCGCATAGACCTGGACACAGAGGAACACATCTACCACCTCAAGGTGAAAAGCCCAGAGAAGTTCATATGTAAATATGGCTGAATaagccccccccctctctctctctctctctctgtttctgtgtgtctTATAGTGCTGTTGTTTTAGTGTGTGCTTGGGTTTGTTTGCAGTAATGCAGCAATCAGCAAGCTAGACAGACAGATGCTGATGACACGTGTTGTCTGTCTCCTCACTGTCCTCTGtgcgtttgtatgtgtgtgtgtgtgtgtgtgtgtgtgtgtgtgtgtgtgtgtgtgtgtgtgtgtgtgtgtgtgtgtgcgtgcaggtgaAGTCCCCGGAAGTGTTCGATGCTTGGGTGTGCAAGTTGCGTCACCACCGTCTGTACAGGCAGAACGAGATTGTGCGTTCACCTCGGGACGCAAGCTTCCGGTCCTTTCCGCCTCCCACCAGTGTGGACTCACCTCAGACAAATCCATCTTCTGCGCACGAAACCAAGGTGAATGTTTGCTCTCACGTGGTTTCGCTCACTCTCAGCCCCCACTGCGTCCCTTTCTCTTCTCCACGGGGGTGTGCGGAGCTGACAGATACAGCAGGGGTGGCCTTTGGGACGCACACAACGTTCCTCTTATGACTCATCACGCTGGCTCTTCTGTTCAGCTGCACTGTTCTGCCTCTGAGACATGGTTCCTGCACAGCAGTTTGGCTACAGAATTTTGTTCTTTTCTTAAGTGTCCTTGTTCATTTTACACAAAAATTAACTGACATTAACTGACATGTTCCCTGCTGATCGGATGAGATTTGCTATTTTTAATGTGATGGAGTTCTAGCCATGTTTCAGGACGGGAGTGTGGCGGTGATTACCCGTTAGGCAGCCTTGACCTCCCTGTTACCCCGCTTTGACCTCTGAACTCGTCAGACCAACACTTCTTCATGTTCCCTCTCTCACTTGTACTTCTTAACAGTGAATGTGCTTGGGAAGAGCTGCGGAAAGCAAGTGCACTTGTGAATATGCTCGTGTTCTTACTCACACTCGTGTAGCTCTTCTTGGCAGCTAGCATGTAGCATATGTGGTCCTCTTATGTTGTAAGTCAAATATAAGAATATTTGCATCTGGGCCATAATTATGTTtgcttgcctgtgtgtgtgtgtgcgtgtgtgtgtgtgtgtgtgtttcactctcAGCTGcaggccaagcccagctccctGCCCTGGCAGCCCCCCCCTCCCTGCCCCAGCAGCCTGCCCCCCTCCTACAGTAATGGGCAGAGCAAAGTCGTAGCGTGGCTCCAGGAGTCTGAAGAAATGGACAAGTGTGCAGAGGGtaaaacatgtacacacacacaagtgtgcaGAGGGtaaaacatgtacacacacacacacacacacacacacacacacacacacacacacacacacacacacacacacacacacacacacacacacacacagccacatacTGGGGAGCAGAACATTTTGAATATGTCTATAAAACAGTCCTGTGGcactgtgggtgggtgtttttCAGAACTTGCCCATTGTCAGTCCAGTCTGATGGAGTTAAGTCGGTTGCTGCAGAGTCTGGAGATCTTGCAGCGAACACAGTCAGCACCGAGCTTCACAGATATGCAGGTAATACCCATAAATGCGTGAAatgcaatgacacacacacggtcaAAAGGAAATGTGATATTGTGCAGATGTAGCCCTGAGCAGTAAATTTAATGGATTATTTTATTGAAATGCTAGGTGAAAATACAGAcgtgagagagtatgtgtgtgcacgggtgtgtttgtgtgtgtgtgtgtgtgtgtgtgtgtgtgtgtgtgtgtgtgtgtgtgtgtgtgtgtgtgtgtgtattggaagcATTTTGTGGAAATCCCTCGTATCCAGTCCCACAGAGCAGTGTTGCTCTTCCAGCCATTTATACACACCTTCAGAAACTCTTTGTTTATAATTATGCAATCACATACTTAATCTTCTCACTTCTAACTCGACATTCATTACATCCCATTAAAAAGGGATTTAATTTAAAGGAACATCACAACCCACAGTATGCCAGTGTCTGGTTGTATACGTACTCTTTATGAGAGTATGTTCTCGTCATCATACATTACTTTCATATCATGCATATCATTACACATCATAGTCTCATccatttttatgtttttatacCTTTCCATATTACATAATAACCACAGATTTACACCCAATTGGACCTAACATGATACAAATGTATAGTTAGTTGCTGATTTACGTAGCATAAAGGAAACGAATGATGACTGCATTTTAAAAGCATGCTGTTCTATTTTGGAACGAGCACTTCAGATGAAGCCCGCAGAATTGGAGTGTTTGGCAGTGTCCGTGCGCTCCGGAGATCTCTCCTGTAGAGCCAACACTCCATTCCGCTGTAATTCCCACACTGCCTGAACGTGTAGCCCTGGCCTACAGAGCCACTGCTTTCCTGGGTTTGTGATAATTGGGCATCTACTCACTTCCGTCACATGGATGAGCAGACAGCAAGCACACATGTAACAGAGATGACATCACCACAAAGGCATCAGAAAAAGAACATCAGAAGAACATCAGAAAAACACGTGTAAACACATAACAAGTATAAGAAGTTCAGAAACTTTGATGCTTAAATGCTTTATTCTTTGGCTCATATATCATTAATAACCCCCGGGTGTATGCAGGATATATTCTCGCTTAAAAGAATTAAAAGCAGACTCCTGTGAGTTCATTAAACTGAAATGCCTAATTCACAGTGTATTGTAATATGCAACAGGTCATTTCCATTTCATGTTAGCTAACATGACCGCTAACACAAATCACCGCAAATTCTatatttcattgttttttttttttttagagctTTGGGTTGTACTGCTTTGTAATATTAACCCACGATCATctcctccatgtgtgtgtgtgtgtgtgtgtgtgtgtgtgcatgtgtgtgcatgtgtgtgtgcgtgtgtgtgtgtgtgtgtgtgtgggtatgatgtgggtgtgtgcgcacacgtgcGTGTATGACTGATTGCATGCTTGTGTAATTTAGAGTAACTGTTTAGATTTATCAAAGAAAGACAAGAGAGTCAGCAGAAGATGGAGAACAAAAAGTGTCAGCAAAGACGCAAAAGCGCACCTGCAGGTACCACGACTCCCTCCACCCCAGTCCTGAATCTTTCATTTGGGAGCAGTCGCAGTCTTTCTACCCTTTTTTCTTTGAGAACGACTTCATAATTTCTGAAAATGACACCGCGCGCACGAGTCGGCGCTTCACGTGGTACTAGCAGCCATGCAGCAGGTCACGGCATTTCACTTCCGTGCTGAAGGAGCTTGTCCCATTGTTGTTACTGCTGTGAAAGAGAAAGGGGTTTATTTTCCTTTCTTTATTTAACGtcagctctctctctttttcctcagttacacacacacacacacacacacggagacctCAACATCAGTAGGAGTTGGGCCTGCAGATGTCCCCTGTCACATTACAGCCAACGCACTCACACTTGTCCCCCTGCACCCTTGTCCCCTTGCACCCTTGTCTGTTTCACTACATCACAGCTGTCTTTAACCTTATGAGCTGCATCTAAGACTTGATTCTTTCTCAAGAACCAAGACAATTGTTAGCTTCTGTGTTCTTGCTAACTTGTTGGCTGAATGCCATTTTCAAGTCCTCATTAGATTTTCTCATAAAGCTACTTTGAAGAATGTTTGTTGGTAAAAGTGTACATGAataaaatgtaacttaatttaaATTAACATATAACCTATAACAGAAACCTATAAGTGTTTCATAATATGCACGCCAAAGTGTGGTTGAACCAAACAGTATGTGATATTTCATGGCCCAGTGGTAGGCCAGGTTGAAGTGGTGTAGGGGCTTAAATGTGTGTTGCTTCGCCTTTTTACCCACCCCCAGGTCCACACACtgccacagtcacgcagcaatAAAGTGAGTACCACCCTCACCATGTTTATAGTCTCCCGTTCTGTCAGTGCAAGACATCAACTCCCCTGCAATCTGCAGCACTTTCAAATATTTCTTCACAAACTCCTGAAGCAATTTCATATCGTTCCAACTTACCCCAAAGGTCTCTGTGGTGAGAAGCTGAATCCTTACCAGAGCCGTGTCCTTAGTTTAGAAATGTTAATGAAAGAATGTCATCAGACACTATGTTAGAAATAGACGTTTAGAGTCATCGGTCActttctgaccacagaactaCTTTTTGCTCAGTATTGTAGGATCCACTCAACCCAACAGTACCCGAGTTTATTAGGCCTATATACCGCACAAAAAATAGATGACTTCTGCTACTGTTTCTAGCTCTGCAACACGTTTCTGTGCATTTCTACAGTGTCAGTATGTCTTAAAAATGATCAGAAAGCAAATAAGCAAGTATTTGAGATTACTTAACAATGCGGCGTGGTTTTaggcaggtgtgtgtactgTTTGGTAGGTGGTGCCTCCCGTACATGTTAGCTGCAGTAACCTCATAGCAGTTGAGTGCAAACCAAACAAATTAAAAAAGGTTTGGGCAACCAAACACGTCTTGCCTGGTCATCTGAGAATGTGTATTTTTCACCAAACCCTCCCTGTTATACCGATAAAAATGGAAGTCACTCTTAATACGAACATTTGACAAGCTAAAATAAGCCTAAATTAAAACCTAAATGTCTTTATATAATATTTAGTACTACCTGGTATTTTATAACATTTAGTTCTACCCAAGGCTTTGTGGTATAATTTAAcctgttctaaaaaaaaaaaaaaatagcagtCTTCAGATATGAGCTTCACCTCATTTGGTCGTTTGTGTTAGAACGTTAAAGTTTAGGTGTTCTGCCATTTCTTCTCTTGAGTAAGTGGCCACCCGGAGACAGAGGACGGAGGGACAGTCATGGCTCCAGGGCTTTTCTCAACCACAAAGGACAGGGGTGCATGTGTTGGGTGTTCTGTTCCAactctgactgcattgtgttaTTCACAGTACTACAATCTTCATCAAACCAAGCTAGTATTAGCGCTGGTCTTCATCAGACAAAGCTAGTGTTGGTGCTCACTGGTTGTCAGTGAGTGTCAACAGAGGCATTAATATGAATGAGCTGTATTAATAGGGCTACGTTTAGTGGCCTCTTATCGCTAGTCTGTGTGAGCTTTTCTCAGGCCTGGAGTCTGCATTAGTACTGTGAATAACTCATAGGACTGGTTCCCCAAACATGGATTAAGCCTAATGTTGGCCTAACTTACAGTGCCAGTTGGGGAAGTGCCACTGCCACTATTTAATCTAGTTTTAAGATTAATCTAAGTTTGGGAAACAGGTTGTTCTTGTATTAATGAAGGGGAGATAATGCTCCATCTTGATTACAGGTTATTTGGGTAAAATTACAAGTATGGTTTGTTTATATGGATATATGGATAAGTGAAAACACAAGCTTGCTTAACTCAAAAGATTTATGATTGTTTTCAACCTCTGTCTCAAGATGACGTTTCAGCCCCGCATGCATCTGTGGTTCTGCTGTTCTCGGTTATCCAGGAAAGGACAATTGACATGCTTcccactaatgtgtgtgtgtgtgtgtgtgtgtgtgtgtgtgtgtgtgtgtgtgtgtgttctgcaggtaccTCTGAGTGCCAGTCTGTCTCCAGTACGACTCCATTCCTCCAACCCCAATCTGTGTGCAGAGCTTGCCGATTACCAGACCCCCACCACCCGCCTGACGGACGGCGTTGAGAGTGCCAGCGATTACATCAAACTGCAGGAGGACTTCTGCGTCATCGCTCAGAAAGGTAAGCCAGCCACGTGAGATGACCTCATTTGTACATTTATCTCACTGAGTGCAATATGTCACTGGTAATGTGACCTTTCTCTAAATGATTTGAATATTTTTCTCTCTTATAGTGCATTCACTGTTGAAGTCTGCCTTTAACACGGTGGCCATCGAAAAGGAGAAGATCAAGCAGGTGCTGTCGGAGCACGAGCAGTCCAGCCAATCAGTTCAGATCGTGACCCTGCGGCGCTCCCTATCACAGGTCCAGCCTGACCGCCGCCCTCTGACAACCATGGACCTGTTAGAACCCTTAAAGTGAAGCTTTACAATGTGATCCTATGAAATTAACATAAAGGCAGCTTCACATTAAATGACAACCGTGACAAAAGTGAAAAGACATTGTTCGCCGTGAACTTCCTGTGTAATTACTTTGGTGTGATAATGGTTTAATAATAGATTAATGAATGAGATCGTTTTTAGATGACAGAGTAAGAGGAGATTATTCTCCAAAAGCcctgttttttctttgtgtgcATAATTGCAAATAAGATTATGTGTTACTGGGATTAGTAAGAGATAGAGTGCCACGAAACACATTTGTCAGTACTTAAGCAGAGAAACATACAGCATAATATCTAGTAATTCCTTTTCTAAGctacaaatgtcaaaataacactAACATTTATTTTGTCCTTGAGATACTTCACCTACATTATCTTACTGTTCATTTTCAGATAAGAACATTTAAAGGCGCTTTAAAGTTGTGTTTCTGGATGAATGAGTGTGGTCATGTTTAATCTGTGTTGGAGTTTACTCAGTCACTCAATCCCTGATCAGATGTGTCGATTTCAGCACAAGGGCATGAAATATGCAGGACATTTTCATATCTTCCCTCACTGAGAGGTAGCGAACCCATCATGACATGGGATCACTCCGAACGTTGCTCTgaacaacactgaacactgctcTCAACATTACTCTCAGCTTCACAGAACCTGGCTCTGAACATTACTGAACCTAGCTTTGAACATGACTGAACCTGGCTCTGAACATTACTGAACCTAGCTGCGAACATTACTGAACCTAGCTCTGAACATTACTGAACCTAACTGAACATTACTGAACCTAGCTCAGAACATTACTGAACCTAGCTCTGAACATCACTGAAACTGACTGAACATCACTGAACCTGACTGAACATTACTGAACCTAGCTCTGAACATTACTGAACCTGACTGAACATTACTGAACCTAGCTCTGAACATCACTGAACCTGACTGAACATCACTGAACCTGACTGAACATTACTGAACCTGGCTCTGAACGCTGATAACCAAGTTGTGTTGCGATGTGTGTTTAGGCCCTCTCCCAGAATGCCGAGCTGAAGACACGACTGAATCGCATTCACTCAGAGTCTGTGCTGTCAGAGCAGGTGGTCAGCGTCAACATCATTGGCAGTCCTGACGAGGTAAGTGTAATATGAGGCTACCAACCACATGATGAGGtcctgaataaatgaatgaatgaatgaaatgtgcACCTATATAGCTTCTTTCAACAtgcccaaggtcgctttacaattagCACAGTCACAACcttttacattttacacaccGGCAAGAAGCGGCAGCCGTTTGCACCAATACTATTCTCCACTGGAAGCCTCAGGCACAGGAAGGGGAGATGACAACACTCAGGACACAGAACCATCTACCACtggacatgcacacacccagacaACAGCTTTTATTAGtcatggagagacacacagtcattgcacacctgcacaGACTTAAGCTCACTTAAGTCTGTGTGTTACCTACAATCCATCTCTTGGCACCCTCCTGCTGGTCACTAATTCAGATGTTTTGATTGAAGACAGAAGTCATACTGGATTATATCCTTCTGCTTTAGGCCAGAATTGAGgcttttgtgaatgtgtgtgtgtggcgtgctgGTGTGTGGCAGGCAGGTGACCCGATCCACGTGGGGATCCCCCTCACGCAGCAGGCCTCCAACGAGAGCAGGCTCTCCATGTCCGAATCGGTCTCCGAGTTCTTCGATGCTCAGGAAGTGCTGCTGTCAGCCAGCTCTTCGGAGAACGAGGTTAGTGGATTGGTTGGCTGAGCCAATGACATCACCAATGGGTGGAGATTGATTGTGTCATTGCGAATGTCAAGCGGGTGTTGGCATCTTTGTGTACTGAAAGGAGAAACATATTACTTATATGTGTAAAGTTGTTGGGGGGCTGTTTACTTTGGAGGGCTTTAATGATCTCTGAGtggcaaatgtgtgtgtttgtgtgtgtgtgggagagtaaTGTATGTTTAcgctgtgtgttctgctgtggtAATGTATTGCTATGTAAGTGCTCAGGCTCCATTGATTAGGTCAGTGTATCAGGAGATGTGAAATGCTGCATTGGGTGACTGTGAACTGCAGAGCCTCAGATCAACACAGTCAGTGcacgcacaaacgcacacactgCCAAAGTACAGGCGGTTAGTCAGCACTGCGGGAATGGGCCGAGCGGGGCACACAGTAAAGGTGTAAAgcactctccctcctccctcctccgcaatcgctctccttttctcttttctccctcctctctccctccctatcattttctctctctccttttgtcTCCCCCCAGGCTTCTGATGACGAGTCCTACGTCAGTGATGTCAGTGATAACATTTCGGAGGACAACGCCAGCGTCACGGATAACATTTCCCGGCAAAGTAAGCTGTGCTATTCTCTCGTCTCtctttttgttctctctctctctctctctctctctctctttctctctctctctctctctctttctctctctcttactgtctctGACTTCCTGTCCTCCTGGGTCCAGGGTACTCATGTCCATTAGAGAAGGTTACTAATGTGATGGAAGGGCAAGTAGCATTTGCTACTTTCcctcattaacacacacacacacacacacacacacacacacacacacacacacacac encodes:
- the osbpl6 gene encoding oxysterol-binding protein-related protein 6 isoform X2, which encodes MSHHHSRGHQGRAGSMEERSATPIHKTSTPTHKSASSSSSSQRDSRQADNWEIIEGLKIGQTNVQKPDKHEGFMLKKRKWPLKGWHKRFFVLDNGILKYSKSPIDIQKGKLHGSIDVGLSVMSIKKRARRIDLDTEEHIYHLKVKSPEVFDAWVCKLRHHRLYRQNEIVRSPRDASFRSFPPPTSVDSPQTNPSSAHETKLQAKPSSLPWQPPPPCPSSLPPSYSNGQSKVVAWLQESEEMDKCAEELAHCQSSLMELSRLLQSLEILQRTQSAPSFTDMQSNCLDLSKKDKRVSRRWRTKSVSKDAKAHLQVHTLPQSRSNKVPLSASLSPVRLHSSNPNLCAELADYQTPTTRLTDGVESASDYIKLQEDFCVIAQKVHSLLKSAFNTVAIEKEKIKQVLSEHEQSSQSVQIVTLRRSLSQALSQNAELKTRLNRIHSESVLSEQVVSVNIIGSPDEAGDPIHVGIPLTQQASNESRLSMSESVSEFFDAQEVLLSASSSENEASDDESYVSDVSDNISEDNASVTDNISRQMPNGDLAGGAFRNGRRTCLPAPSPDTSNVNLWNILKNNIGKDLSKVAMPVELNEPLNTLQHMCEELEYTELLDKAAETDDPYERMALVAAFAVSGYSSTYYRAGSKPFNPILGETYECIREDKGFCFFSEQVSHHPPISACHCESKNFTFWQDVRWKNKFWGKSMEILPIGTVNVMLPSFGDHYEWNKVTTCVHNILSGRRWIEHYGEVTIRNTKNSTCMCKLTFIKGTYWSSNVNEVQGFVMDQEGKVVHRLFGKWHEGLYCGVPPSARCIWRPGSMPTDYELYYGFTRFAIELNELCPEMSELIPPTDARFRPDQRYLEEGKLELATAEKQRIEELQRSRRKRQDENSAKHQPRFFKKVVDVNERERWVSNNTYWELRKDPGFLTLENPQLW
- the osbpl6 gene encoding oxysterol-binding protein-related protein 6 isoform X7; the protein is MSHHHSRGHQGRAGSMEERSATPIHKTSTPTHKSASSSSSSQRDSRQADNWEIIEGLKIGQTNVQKPDKHEGFMLKKRKWPLKGWHKRFFVLDNGILKYSKSPIDIQKGKLHGSIDVGLSVMSIKKRARRIDLDTEEHIYHLKVKSPEVFDAWVCKLRHHRLYRQNEIVRSPRDASFRSFPPPTSVDSPQTNPSSAHETKLQAKPSSLPWQPPPPCPSSLPPSYSNGQSKVVAWLQESEEMDKCAEELAHCQSSLMELSRLLQSLEILQRTQSAPSFTDMQSNCLDLSKKDKRVSRRWRTKSVSKDAKAHLQVPLSASLSPVRLHSSNPNLCAELADYQTPTTRLTDGVESASDYIKLQEDFCVIAQKVHSLLKSAFNTVAIEKEKIKQVLSEHEQSSQSVQIVTLRRSLSQALSQNAELKTRLNRIHSESVLSEQVVSVNIIGSPDEAGDPIHVGIPLTQQASNESRLSMSESVSEFFDAQEVLLSASSSENEASDDESYVSDVSDNISEDNASVTDNISRQMPNGDLAGGAFRNGRRTCLPAPSPDTSNVNLWNILKNNIGKDLSKVAMPVELNEPLNTLQHMCEELEYTELLDKAAETDDPYERMALVAAFAVSGYSSTYYRAGSKPFNPILGETYECIREDKGFCFFSEQVSHHPPISACHCESKNFTFWQDVRWKNKFWGKSMEILPIGTVNVMLPSFGDHYEWNKVTTCVHNILSGRRWIEHYGEVTIRNTKNSTCMCKLTFIKGTYWSSNVNEVQGFVMDQEGKVVHRLFGKWHEGLYCGVPPSARCIWRPGSMPTDYELYYGFTRFAIELNELCPEMSELIPPTDARFRPDQRYLEEGKLELATAEKQRIEELQRSRRKRQDENSAKHQPRFFKKVVDVNERERWVSNNTYWELRKDPGFLTLENPQLW
- the osbpl6 gene encoding oxysterol-binding protein-related protein 6 isoform X4, with translation MSHHHSRGHQGRAGSMEERSATPIHKTSTPTHKSASSSSSSQRDSRQEADNWEIIEGLKIGQTNVQKPDKHEGFMLKKRKWPLKGWHKRFFVLDNGILKYSKSPIDIQKGKLHGSIDVGLSVMSIKKRARRIDLDTEEHIYHLKVKSPEVFDAWVCKLRHHRLYRQNEIVRSPRDASFRSFPPPTSVDSPQTNPSSAHETKLQAKPSSLPWQPPPPCPSSLPPSYSNGQSKVVAWLQESEEMDKCAEELAHCQSSLMELSRLLQSLEILQRTQSAPSFTDMQSNCLDLSKKDKRVSRRWRTKSVSKDAKAHLQVHTLPQSRSNKVPLSASLSPVRLHSSNPNLCAELADYQTPTTRLTDGVESASDYIKLQEDFCVIAQKVHSLLKSAFNTVAIEKEKIKQVLSEHEQSSQSVQIVTLRRSLSQALSQNAELKTRLNRIHSESVLSEQVVSVNIIGSPDEAGDPIHVGIPLTQQASNESRLSMSESVSEFFDAQEVLLSASSSENEASDDESYVSDVSDNISEDNASVTDNISRQMPNGDLAGGAFRNGRRTCLPAPSPDTSNVNLWNILKNNIGKDLSKVAMPVELNEPLNTLQHMCEELEYTELLDKAAETDDPYERMALVAAFAVSGYSSTYYRAGSKPFNPILGETYECIREDKGFCFFSEQVSHHPPISACHCESKNFTFWQDVRWKNKFWGKSMEILPIGTVNVMLPSFGDHYEWNKVTTCVHNILSGRRWIEHYGEVTIRNTKNSTCMCKLTFIKGTYWSSNVNEVQGFVMDQEGKVVHRLFGKWHEGLYCGVPPSARCIWRPGSMPTDYELYYGFTRFAIELNELCPEMSELIPPTDARFRPDQRYLEEGKLELATAEKQRIEELQRSRRKRQDENSAKHQPRFFNSQYTCFGSGVLGCS
- the osbpl6 gene encoding oxysterol-binding protein-related protein 6 isoform X3, with translation MSHHHSRGHQGRAGSMEERSATPIHKTSTPTHKSASSSSSSQRDSRQEADNWEIIEGLKIGQTNVQKPDKHEGFMLKKRKWPLKGWHKRFFVLDNGILKYSKSPIDIQKGKLHGSIDVGLSVMSIKKRARRIDLDTEEHIYHLKVKSPEVFDAWVCKLRHHRLYRQNEIVRSPRDASFRSFPPPTSVDSPQTNPSSAHETKLQAKPSSLPWQPPPPCPSSLPPSYSNGQSKVVAWLQESEEMDKCAEELAHCQSSLMELSRLLQSLEILQRTQSAPSFTDMQSNCLDLSKKDKRVSRRWRTKSVSKDAKAHLQVPLSASLSPVRLHSSNPNLCAELADYQTPTTRLTDGVESASDYIKLQEDFCVIAQKVHSLLKSAFNTVAIEKEKIKQVLSEHEQSSQSVQIVTLRRSLSQALSQNAELKTRLNRIHSESVLSEQVVSVNIIGSPDEAGDPIHVGIPLTQQASNESRLSMSESVSEFFDAQEVLLSASSSENEASDDESYVSDVSDNISEDNASVTDNISRQMPNGDLAGGAFRNGRRTCLPAPSPDTSNVNLWNILKNNIGKDLSKVAMPVELNEPLNTLQHMCEELEYTELLDKAAETDDPYERMALVAAFAVSGYSSTYYRAGSKPFNPILGETYECIREDKGFCFFSEQVSHHPPISACHCESKNFTFWQDVRWKNKFWGKSMEILPIGTVNVMLPSFGDHYEWNKVTTCVHNILSGRRWIEHYGEVTIRNTKNSTCMCKLTFIKGTYWSSNVNEVQGFVMDQEGKVVHRLFGKWHEGLYCGVPPSARCIWRPGSMPTDYELYYGFTRFAIELNELCPEMSELIPPTDARFRPDQRYLEEGKLELATAEKQRIEELQRSRRKRQDENSAKHQPRFFKKVVDVNERERWVSNNTYWELRKDPGFLTLENPQLW
- the osbpl6 gene encoding oxysterol-binding protein-related protein 6 isoform X1, which encodes MSHHHSRGHQGRAGSMEERSATPIHKTSTPTHKSASSSSSSQRDSRQEADNWEIIEGLKIGQTNVQKPDKHEGFMLKKRKWPLKGWHKRFFVLDNGILKYSKSPIDIQKGKLHGSIDVGLSVMSIKKRARRIDLDTEEHIYHLKVKSPEVFDAWVCKLRHHRLYRQNEIVRSPRDASFRSFPPPTSVDSPQTNPSSAHETKLQAKPSSLPWQPPPPCPSSLPPSYSNGQSKVVAWLQESEEMDKCAEELAHCQSSLMELSRLLQSLEILQRTQSAPSFTDMQSNCLDLSKKDKRVSRRWRTKSVSKDAKAHLQVHTLPQSRSNKVPLSASLSPVRLHSSNPNLCAELADYQTPTTRLTDGVESASDYIKLQEDFCVIAQKVHSLLKSAFNTVAIEKEKIKQVLSEHEQSSQSVQIVTLRRSLSQALSQNAELKTRLNRIHSESVLSEQVVSVNIIGSPDEAGDPIHVGIPLTQQASNESRLSMSESVSEFFDAQEVLLSASSSENEASDDESYVSDVSDNISEDNASVTDNISRQMPNGDLAGGAFRNGRRTCLPAPSPDTSNVNLWNILKNNIGKDLSKVAMPVELNEPLNTLQHMCEELEYTELLDKAAETDDPYERMALVAAFAVSGYSSTYYRAGSKPFNPILGETYECIREDKGFCFFSEQVSHHPPISACHCESKNFTFWQDVRWKNKFWGKSMEILPIGTVNVMLPSFGDHYEWNKVTTCVHNILSGRRWIEHYGEVTIRNTKNSTCMCKLTFIKGTYWSSNVNEVQGFVMDQEGKVVHRLFGKWHEGLYCGVPPSARCIWRPGSMPTDYELYYGFTRFAIELNELCPEMSELIPPTDARFRPDQRYLEEGKLELATAEKQRIEELQRSRRKRQDENSAKHQPRFFKKVVDVNERERWVSNNTYWELRKDPGFLTLENPQLW